In Terriglobales bacterium, the sequence CCAGCTTCTTGCCGATTTGCCGGATCTGGTCGGCTTCGCTAGTGCTGAGCAGCAGCTTGGTGATCACTTCTGTGGATTCTTCCTCGATCTTGCCTTTCTTCTCTGTCTTCACAATCCGCGTGGCTTCGAGCGTGTTGGTGTTGGCGCAGCTCTTGCAGCTATAGAGGTCGAGCCGGTGCAGGTCGCTGCAGTCGGGCAAAGGCACACCCAGCGTCTCCAGGTAACGGAAGTCCTTGCCCTCCATGTGCTGCTTGAATTCCTCGGCGCCGGCATTCGGCACCAGGCAGACGCCTTCTTCCTGATCGCACCACTTGTCGCAGCGCTCGCAGAAGGGCTCTTTGTTGATCCAGCCCATGCCCGCCCACAGCGCAACCCCGAAGATGATGGCCGCTTCCAGTCCCCAGAACGTCCAGAGGATTGCCCCCGTGGGCGTAGAGCCGCGGATGCTCCAGGCGCCGTTGGCGTTGATCAACCGGATGGTTTCCCACAGGGCGCCCGGCTGCAACACCAGGGCCAGCAGGCTGACCTCTCCCTCCGCCCGGCGGAGGAAGGCGTATACCCACACTGCCCAACTGAAATAGAACGCAAGCGTAGTGGTGAGGAACAACACCACGCCCGCCAGTCCGGGGTTGCGCACTTTTTGCCACTTCAGCGCGCCTGCGACCGCCACGCCCTGCAGCAGGCCGAATCCCCCAGTCAGGATGAAGGTGACGTAGCCGGCCAGTGGGATGTACAGGATGACGTAGGCGTAGAGGTAACCGAGTACCAGGCCCACCAGGCTTCCGGCTACCAGCCCTGCGAAGACGCCCGGCCAGGTGAATCGGCCGGAGTGCTTGTAGTAAAGCCCTTCCACCGCGCCTCTCCCCGATTTCGCGGGAGCCTACTGCCGCGCAGAAGAGATGTCAACGGGAAATCCGCGCGCTAGCCGCCGTTCTTCTCGTAGCGCTCTTTGAACTTGCCCAGGTGGACCACGGCCCGGTCCACCGTGCCGCGTCCCAATTCCTGTTCTCCGCTGCGCACCGTGACACGGACGGTGTAGAAACGCCCGTCGAAAGCTTCCACCACCGCCTCCGCCCGCACCCGTGTGCCTACGCCCACCGCCGCGCGATGCTCGATGTGAATAGCCGTGCCTACGGTGATCTCGCCCTCGTCGCAGAACGGCTGCAGCGCGTGGAACGCCGCCGTCTCCATCAGCCGGATCATGTCCGGCGTGGAATAGACGGGAGGCAGGCTCTCATGGTGATAGGTCAGGGTGTGCTCGAAGCGGACCTCTTCCTCCGCCTCGCCCCGCGTGCCGATGGGAATTTCCTTCGCCATCTGGTTTGTCATCCCGAGGAGCGTAGCGACGAGGGACCCCTATTCCCTCCACAAATGCCCGCTCAGGATCGTTAAGCGGCCTTTCTCCCCTGCCGCTCCCTCTCGATTCCGTCCAGCGCTTGCCACAGCGCCCGTGCCCCCATCTCCGCCGCCCGTAACGCTTCTTCCTCAGACCCGAGACCTGACACCTGCGACCACAATTGCTCCCGCCAGACCTTCGAGT encodes:
- a CDS encoding hotdog domain-containing protein, with the protein product MAKEIPIGTRGEAEEEVRFEHTLTYHHESLPPVYSTPDMIRLMETAAFHALQPFCDEGEITVGTAIHIEHRAAVGVGTRVRAEAVVEAFDGRFYTVRVTVRSGEQELGRGTVDRAVVHLGKFKERYEKNGG